The Anser cygnoides isolate HZ-2024a breed goose unplaced genomic scaffold, Taihu_goose_T2T_genome scaffold_43_1, whole genome shotgun sequence DNA window aagcagaagagcagcagggtggACGAAtacctgcagcagagcctgccATACCTGGAGGATGCTCAGGCCAACTTGCGACAGGAGGCTGTCAAATTCATCGGTGAGTCCAGGCCCCGCTTCCCTCTCTGGGCCCTGTCCTGGCAGCAAGGCGCAGCCCTGTGGGCCCTGAAGCCCCTGATTGTAGCCCCAGGAGCCCTGTgcctccctcagccccctgcccaTGCAGGTGGGCCTGGTGTGTGCCTTGCTCAAGCCCCCCCTTAGGCTCCATCCTTGGCGGGGAGCTGGAGGGAACGCAGCCAGGCTGGCTGGacatggggctgtgctgggaagcagGCTCTGACCGTAACACTGTGCCTAGGGCTTGCTGTCTACCATGCTGGCATCCAGAGTGAGGAGAAGCTGAATGAGCTCATCCAAGGTGAGTGCgggcggtgctgggggtgctgcgcCCAGTGGAGAGGGGGCAGAGCCCACGCAGTGTGCAGCCATGCCTTGCCCTGCTCCAGGGAAATGCTGCAGTGGcagagggatgtggggggacATGTGGGAtgctcctgagcagcagcttccagctgaTCCCTTTATCCCACTTGCTCCCCGTGGCCAGGGAAGGAGACAGGTGGGGCTGGCATGGTCTGGAGGCATGCCGGGGGGGTCTCTGAAGGTCGGTGGGTTTcatctctgctctgtttctttctgttgcagCCCTCCAACTTGTCACGAAGGATGTCGATTCATCACTCTGTGTTCTGGCAGCTCAGACCATCCTATGCCTGAGAAGTCGAATTAAGAGGCCAATACCTCTATGGGTTCAGCTTGCAGAACTTTTCTGCTGGCCCTGCATAGCCAGGGCATACGGCTCTGTTTGATTAAAGCTGGAACAGCAAATCCAGTCTCGTTGTGTCCTTTACATGGGCAGCAGCCTGAGTGCCGTTCCTGGCCTCTGCCACTGTGGGCTATCTGTCagcacagcctggctgcaggaTTGTTTGAGAAGTTCAGCCCTTCATTACGCTTTGCCCTCCAAGTGGCTGAGTTTCTTCACCCGTGTGGAAgtcttttatttcaggaaacagaGGGTAAAAGCAGCCTCTGGAGGAATGAGGATTGCCCCAAGAGCTGCCTGATGCCCACGCTTTCCAGCAGCCCATGGCAGCGCAGCATGTACTGGGCCACTGTGCCCTTGCAGCAACCTCCcctggctgccctgctgcacctTAACACTccaaggggaggaggagagaagctTGGGCCCAGCCTGCCCAAGCCTCCTGAGCCGTCCCAGGGCACACACAGGCACCTGTTGTCTGCCACGGATTTGTGGGCTGCCCGTGATCCCTGCTGCACAGGAAATGTCTTGACTGCTCCAAGCTGGAGATATTGTGGAGAGCCATATGTCTTGTCCTTAGGTCGCTGCCCACTGCGAGCAGGGAGGGGCGACCAGCGCATGCGCACCACCCGCAGCGTGCCGCAGTGTCAGGTGTGGGAGCCCgtgcagcagggcacagggatGCTGTCCCTCCTCCCTTTCGAGTCCGTCCTATACACGGGCAGTCCCTGTGACCGCAGTTCTTAccatggtctccaccaggcagagAGCTTGCTCCAAAAAGGCTGTGGTGCCCCAAAGGGAGGGCCTGTCCAGAACCGTGGCCGTAcaggtctctggctgcagggagtgccaGAGCCTGCGGCTgccaggggagggaggcaggtaTTGCACCTGCGTGAGGTGCAAGCAGGTGGGAGATCTGGTCAGCGTGGTGGCAGAGCTGATCGAGGAGGTTGAGAGACTGAGGGCCATCAGGGACTGTGAGCGGAAGGTCGACTGGTGGAGTAGCTCCCTGGTGTTCCAGAGGGAAAGGCGCCGGGGAGATACCCCACAATTGGTGGTGgacgccctgccctgcccctgtcgggcagaggaggggaacctgagggatggggagggttGGGAGAGGGCCCCTGCTCAGCATGGTGGGCGACCCCCCCTCTGCTTCGCTCAcgtccccaggtccccccaAGCAATGGGTTTGTAGCATTGAACATTGAAAGTGGAGGTAAGTGGGGAGGTGCAGGAAGGTTCCCCAAAGAGCTTACCAAGGACGAGGCAGTCGACTCCACGCATTCAGACTGCCTCtgccaggaaagaaagaagggcgGTTGTGGcaggcgactcccttctcagagGAACGGAGGGCCCCATTTGCAGACCAGATCCGAGCCGTAGGGAAAGTGTGCTGGCTAGCTGGGGCCCGGCTCAAGGACATAACTAGAAAACTCCTGGAGCTGGTTGACCCCACTGATTACTACCCATTGCTCATAGTTCAGGAGGGCAGTGATGAAATCGTTCAGAGAAGCCTGCGAACGATGAAGAGAGATTTCAGGGGTTTGAGAGGAGCTGAGCACAAGGGAGGGCCCCAAACCAGCCTCACCCAGCCGGGGACATGAGGTCATGGATGGATCCTTTGTGGCCCACACTGGTGACACCTTGCCGGTGCTGGCAGTGTCCGTCAGGACAGcgaggggacagggcaggagcgAGTGGGACTGGCGAGGAGCCCCCAAGTGCAGCCCACGTCTTTCCCCACTGCCCGTGGCAGTCCCGAGCCTGCCCCCTCCTGACCCTCACCCCTCATCACTCAATGGAGCAGAGACCCCCAAGCCGCCCCAGGGTGGCCTGGGAAGAGGATGAGAGCtcccaggagagcagctctcTAGTGGAGCCCATCGAGGTGTGCGAGGTGGAGCCGCTGCAGCCTGGTGAGCGAGGGTCTGcgctggggtgggcagggctggggccagccGCGCCCCCTGCTTGAAGCCAGGGCCCCCTTCCCTTGCTTCATCCTTAAGCCCCTCTCTACAGCAATGCTCGCTCTCCTTCTGTCTTAGACGCTATCTGGCTACCTGTGtatgaagaggaagaggaagctgtGGTCTTCATCGAGGCCTACGTCAGAAACCCGGAAAGGGTAAGAGCAGCCCTTTCCATGGCGGCTGTGCCTGCATGTCCTGGCCGTGCCCCggctctgctgccaggctgctggagggctgctggctgggcagagctgctgccctccaGGCGTCCCGCACAGCTCCGCACCCCGCAATGCTGCggtcctgctggctgtggctCCCCCCCTCACGCTCCCTCTTGGTATCTCTGTGGCTGCCAGGATGAGGTGCAGAAGATGAAGTTCCTGAGGAACATCGTCACTGTGTGCACAACTGCCCAAGAGAAGGGCTTGTTAGAGGGCCTGGAcatcttctgcagcagaaataagCTGGCACAGAACATCCAGGTGAGGGGACGTCTGgcgggctggggaagggagcgaGGCTCCCTGGGCATTGGGCAGGGGTGACTGGGAGCAAACATACATGGACACCAAGCTTCCCCCAGTGGGATCTCGGGTGCTGCTGGGACCTCAGCATTGCGAGGTGCAGGGGGGCACTCTTGGCGGGGGATACCGGGACTCTGCCAACCCTGCCGAcagtgctggctctgctggcgCTGTGTGCCTGTGGCTGCCAGGTCCCATCCAATTTGTGCTCTCCAGGTGCTGCTGGACGAGGAGCCCAGGGACAAGCTGTGCACAGCGGTGCGGCAGCAAGCCATGCTTGCTATCTATGCCTTAAGGTACGGACCCTGTCCCTGGCTGATCTGGCACTTCCCCAGAGCATGGGCCTGGCAGATCTGGAAAGGAGGCATCCACCATCCAGGCAGggcctctgctctgccctgctcggGGCTTGCCCAGAAGGTGTAGGGAGCACTGAAGCTctctgctgggaggtgtcagGACTGTCCTCTGGCCCAGGCCAGCCTCGCGGAGGAAGATGCTCCTCCCAGCAGGACTCCCCATCCCTTACAGGGAATCTTGCCCACGGGAGGTGCGTGTCCATTTCCCTTTGTCATCGGGGCACTGATCCCAGCACCATTGTCTCTCTTTCCAGCGTGGTGGAGATGGTGTTGGAGGACAAAATGATGTCTCTTGTAGCTGCGTGTTCCAGCAGtgtcttcttccttcctccggAAGAGGAACTGGACATTCACCTCTACAATATGGTATGTGCTGGGTGAGCCACAGGAGCCCCCATCCCTCTGGCTCCGTGCAGTTTCCCTGTGTTTAGAGATGACTGAAGATCCTTGCAGAGCAGGGTCTCAGCCTTGCTTTACCCCATTCCTTCCCTCTCACCCTTGTCATCCGCCTGGCAGCAGCCAGTGCTTGAGGCCTGGtctgcacacagcagcttttctgcCCTGTGGCGTCCCCTGGGCAGTGCATGGAGCTGCAGCTGTCCTTTCTTGGCAGCAAGGAGAAGTTCAGCACAGTTTCTTAGCAGCGTGAGGAACTGCTGAAAGCCTGTCACAACCTCTTGTTCTTCTTCCAGACCCTGAACAATCTGGACATCATGCTGAGAACATTGCTGATCAGCgctcctgcctccagcctctGGGACAGGGTGAACATTATCTTTCAGGTCTGCAATTCGCACAGCGTGGGCTTCACAAGGGGCTGTTCCTCACCCTAGAGGGAGGTGACATATAATAGTGGAGAGTGCCCCCTGTGCCGTGCACAGAGACCATAGTGCCTGCCGGGAGTGTGCCCAGCACGCTCAGGGgagccaggggctgcccacCAAGCTCTTCTAGGGCCCCAGTGTCCCCTGGCTGCTGTCAACGTCCCTTGCCCTCCACAGGTCCTTCCTGTGTCACAGCACAGCTTCCCCCCAGCACTTCTGGgcctcctctgcccccagagCTCTCCTTGCAGCAAAGCAGTGGCAGAATTTGAGCCCTGTCCTTGTGCACCGCACTGGCAGCATCTGGAGCTGCCATCGCCCTGCTTTCCTGGTGCCCCGTGCTTTCCTTGCCAGGTGTGAATGGGGCAGAGTTCTCCTGGGACCTGCCCATCCTGCACAGGAGCCCAGCCCCGAAACTCTGTTCTCCTGGCCTCCCACTGGCAATATCTCCACCCCACTGCAGACCCCTGCAGGGCAGTTCATGCTCCAGAAGCCAGGCTTCATGGAGAGGGGACAGAGGGCCGTGTTCTGGGGGAGGGCAcgggaagggaaaggagctgaaggagctgAGCCTCCACCAGGGGTGGAATGTACCTACTTGCCTGGCTGCAAGGTTGGCCACGGGATCTGTGTCAAGGGACCCGGCGGCTTGGTGCCCCACTGAGGGCTTTGCCCCAGCTCTGGGGAATCCCTGATGAACAGTGCAAGTCCAGCCAGGAGTTCAGCAGCGCTGCTTCGGCTGGAGCAGTTGTCAGCTCCCAGAGCAGATCAGCAGCTTTGcttcctgcaggtgctgctgcaatTCACCACCTCCGAGACTAAAATTGTAAAGGAGAGAGCCATGGAGAGGATCtggaaggttatttttttcctgtacgTTTTTTCCGGGAAGCAGGTAAGGAGCCAGACACCCTCCAGCCAGGGACTTTGTCCCTCCTTTTCCCCTGATCTTCCCTCCGCAGGCCTTGCTCTCTGACTCAGTGTGACatgtcttcctttccttccttcctttctccaatAGATATTTGGAAACTACATCCAGCCTTCTCATAGAAAAGACATTGTCCGCATGACACTTGAGATCATTCGAGAATCCAGCATCGATAACAACAAGAAGCACTGGGCCAATTTCATGCTGGAAGTGGCCATCCAAGACCCTGAAGTCTGGCTGATGGAAGTAAGCAGCCCATGGCTGGATTGCCCTGCCCTCGAGCCCTTTCATCCCTCGCTTGTATCCTGCCTCGCATTCCCAGCACTTGGGCAGCAGTTTCAGTGGCCCCCGGCAAGTGGCTGCAGTCCAGTGGCGGCTACATTCTCTCCTGTGTCCCCTCCAGGTGCCAAAGATTCTGAGGTTCCTCCATGAAAACCTAAATAGCAACAGCACATCTTTACCCCGGAACATCTTCACTTCAGTACTGCATGCGCTGACCGGCCAGTTTCCCAGACAAGCGGTCATAAGCGTGTTGACTGACCTTCCGTCACTTGACAGGTACCAGCTCTGACAGTCCTCGGGGCCTGTTCCATACTGGGAGAGGGTTCCAGAGACTCTCTGGCTGCCAGAGCCAAGGAAAGCTGCACGACATCCCTGAGATGTGGGCCCCTCCATCGCACGGTGCTCGCCAGCCCTGTTGGGGCAGCCAGGGCCTCAGCATCCAGACCGGACCAAGGCAGCCCAGAGAGCCCGTCacgctccctcctgcccctcctgcttGCCCAGCctggtcccccagggctccctaAGCACATGGTGGGGAGGtccagggctgcaggacagcctggGGCCTGCGGGGTTGGTCTGGGTCACGGCGCTGTGACCAGGGCAGCCCTGCCAACAGCGTTTTCATCTTGCAGCACTACCCTGGACATGTGGGAAGAGATGATTTCCCAGGCTAAAATTTCAAGAACCGTCTTGAGGGAGCTGTGCGCTGTGGTCCGTAGTCGAAGGAGCCGCAAGCTTTTCAGAGCCAACACAATCAACAGCAGCATCGTTCATATAATTGTGAGTTACCCTAGCAGGCCTAGCTCCCATCCATGGCCGTGCGTACCCCCCCAGGAAAACCATCACAGCTCTCTGCCTTTCCCATCTTCCTCAACCTGTCACCTCTTCCGGGGTTTATGGACACAGCCCGTTagggccagcaccagccccccTCCACCAGCCATGTGGGGTCCGTGTGCTCAGACATGAAGCCTGCCCCTTTCCTGGCAGTGCTCTCTTTACCCCGGCTCCTGGCAATGGCTGGGGCAGAGTCAGGACaatggctggggctggggcagagccatGGCCTCTGCACGGGCTGAGCAAGCTGTGAGGCCAGGGACTAGTGGCACCTGTAGCCACCTGCTTCCAGCGCCTGCTTTGTGCCAGTTCATGCTGGTCTGTTGCTCCTCAGAGgcatggcagcaagaggctgcGGACAGccagagggcaggaggagcaggcaaaGGAAGGATGCTCTGTGTTGCCAGGCGCAGGGCACGGAGGAGCCACACAGTCCTCTGCAGGCATGGCTGCTCCAGGACAGGCTGCGTGTCCCTCATGCCCTGCCCTGAGCTGCCaggggagccaggagctgcaggctgcggGGCTTGCTGCGGGTGTACCCACCTCTCCCATTTGTGTTCACTTCAGAGAGTGATCCGTGGGCGTCGAACACCAGAGGATTTCTACGAGTCAAAGTACCTCCAGAGGTGTCTGAGGCTTCAAAGCCTGCCGATGCTCTCTCTGGCGCTCAGAGCCCTTGTCATGGAGTCAGAGAGATGTGAAGCGGTGAGTAGTATTTGGCCAAGTGAAGACCTTTtggcagcctggtgctggggcaggaggcaacgccatggcttggcttggctgggaggcaggaggcgGGGTGATGGTGGTGATGGGGCCTGGTGTCTGCCTGTGGAGCTTTCCAGAAGCTTTCCAAGTGGGTTCCTGGGGGCTGTTTGCAAAGGGGCTGACTCGGGAGGGGACGCAGAGCCTTTGCTCTCCTGACCTCCTTTTCCCGTGCCCTGctctccccacatccccatcaCTATGTCCATGGCCACTGCCTGCCAGGAGGCTGCTGGTGAGATTCCCATGGCAGCTGCCAGGAAgtgagcaggaggctggtgcTCTGTAACCAGAGCGTCCTGGCCGGGGTGGCCATTCACCTCTTGACTAAAAACAAATGGTGTCTTTCTGCACAGGTGAGGGAAGTGCGGGTCCTGCTGCCAGAAGTCATGGAGACTCTGCAGTATGACAACACACACATCACTGAGAAGGCCCTGACTGTCTTCGAAAACGTGATCGGTCATCTGGAGAAGACGGAGGCCAGCCCCATCGCTCTGGCACTGGCTGAGAGACTCCTGCCTCTTTTTAACAACGTAAGGCTGCTGTGGGTGACTGAGCCCTGCAGACGGGCACTCCGCAATGGCGTTGCCCTTCAGCCCAGGCCTGTGGGCAGCACTCGGGCAGGgccttcttctctctctgctcctCTGGGCACTTGTGGGCTGTCTTCTGGGCTCTGCAGTCCAACAGGGCTTCTCCCTGTCAGGTTGATAGATATGGGTGGTTCGGGGCCCATGTGCTGaggcccagcccagcctctcAGCAAACCATCTGCCCCCCAAGAGTTGCTTTCAGACCATCAAGTGCTGCCTCCACCACCAGTGCCAGGcaggaccaggtgacctccccATGTGCTGAGGCAGAAAGGCAGAGGCTGAACTGGCGGAGCATGCACCAGAGGCCTTACCAAAGGCCAGCCATATATCTCTCCTCATTTGCCTATTCCCAGGAGAGTTGTGCTTTGGTATGACTGGTGCAGCTGGTAGTATATGTGGGCTTGCTGGGAGGCACAGGCACCCGATGCTGGAAACCtggtgctttgctttgcatagGCCCCCATCTCCTTTCTGTAGAAAAGGAGACACATCGCCTTTCACAACTGCCACCCTACGTCCCTTGCTCCCCAcgggcagagggaggctggCAGTTGCTGAAATCCTCCTTTTGTCCTCCCTAACAGGTGTCCAGCGAGGTGCGAGTGTTCTCCATGCTCCTCTTCCAAGACCTGATGGAGTCTGTGGTGTGGTGGAAAAAAGGAGCAATGAAAACAACCGTGCGCAGGGCCCTTATTCCACTGTTTTTCCGGATGAGTGACGAGACTCAGAGCGTGGCCAAGGTACAGATTTCACACCTGGCCGTTGATGTGGGCACTGGGTGTGCTGACACCAGAGCGGTATTctgggcatgggggggggggcagggcagcaggcaaTCAGACACTTTAGAGATGTGTGTGCGGTGCcatctccctgcctctgcttctcCACAGGCCTCTGCAGTAGTCCTACTTGCCTGTGCAAAGTTCCTGAAGTGGAAACAGCTTGAGCAGCTGACTCAGACTCAGCAAGCAGAAACCTGTATTACTGGGGAGTACTTGGTAAGGAGAAACATACAGCAACAGCCCAACCCCAGGCCCCAAAGGGACAATACTGCAGCTGCATCGtggctcccttccctccagcacagagccccaaGGGCTCTTCTGCAGGcccccctgccttccccacccccaggaTGCGGGAGGAGACCCTAGCCCATCTGGGCCTTGGCAGCGGGACAGGAGGGTCTCCTAACTCTCTCCAAACCTCGGCCCCACAGAGCtcctggctgggagctggggatggcctgggggaaagggggagggcggtgctggcaggagggacTGGTCcggctggctggggagggtATGTGAGCCCCGCGCCCTTGTGCTTTCTCCAGCTcaagcagaagagcagcagggtggACGGAtacctgcagcagagcctgccATACCTGGAGGATGCTCAGGCCAACTTGCGACAGGAGGCTGTCAAATTCATCGGTGAGTCCAGGCCCCGCTTCCCTGTCTGggccctgccctggcagcaaggCACAGCCCTGTGGGCCCTGAAGCCCCTGATTGTAGCCCCAGGAGCCCTGTgcctccctcagccccctgcccaTGCAGGTGGGCCTGGTGTGTGCCTTGCTCAGGTTCCTCCTTGGGCACCGTGCTTGgcggggagctggaggggacgcagccaggctggctggacatggggctgtgctgggaagcagGCTCTGACCGTAACACTGTGCCTAGGGCTTGCTGTCTACCATGCTGGCATCCAGAGTGAGGAGAAGCTGAATGAGCTCATCCAAGGTGAGTGCgggcggtgctgggggtgctgcgcCCAGTGGAGAGGGGGCAGAGCCCACGCAGTGTGCAGCCATGCCTTGCCCTGCTCCAGGGAAATGCTGCAGTGGcagagggatgtggggggacATGTGGGAtgctcctgagcagcagcttccagctgaTCCCTTTATCCCACTTGCTCCCCGTGGCCAGGGAAGGAGACAGGTGGGGCTGGCATGGTCTGGAGGCATGCCGGGGGGGTCTCTGCCAGTCGATGGGTTTCATCTCTGCTCACTTTCTTACTGTCACAGCCCTCCAGCCTTTGGAAGATGATGCCCATGAGCGGATCCGTCACCTGGCAGCTGGGACCATCGAGATCCTGAGACATCATaggcagcagccagcatcaCAAAGGACTTGGCTCgcagcactgtgctgctggCCCTGAAAAGCCAGGGGTCTGTCGAGCTCCCCTGCAAAAAATGTGTCTTTATAAAACTGTGTAGTGtgtttacgtggcaaggttttggtatcAGTGGACCATAGGgttggcttctgtgagaagaatctagatgccccatgttagataagggccctgctgctgaccagagccaagccaataaacgatgttgtttgtgcctctgcaagagcatatttaagaaagggaagaaaaaaaatgctgctacacagcagctgggagagtgagaggagtgagaaacagccttgcaggcgccaaggtcagtgaagaaggagggggagagtaTACACTGCTGTGATCTGCACGTGTAGGTAGAAGAGCgttggtatcacaccagtgttgtgtttactgctgagcaatactggcactgcatcaggactccctctaatcccccaagagccagcaggctggggatgggcaagaggtgaggaaggaacatcaccagggcagctgacctaaaccaaccaaagggatattccatgccatatgatgtcacactcagcaataaaaggtggaaaaaggaaggagaggcgaggggtgggctctcattgtggaaacgtctgtcctcccgaaTAACaggaaattcacccctgaacaagtgcaaaatcctaaaacgctggcagaatgcttgaaaaatgtgTGGCATCACCCTGGCACTtccaaagagacaaaaaacactgcaacgtgctggggcttggcctgTGCTCAATGGGCCACAGTCAATGccactgcaacccctgtgacagaCCCTGCGGCAACTCCAACCCCTGTTACAGTCCCTGTGGccactgcaacccctgtgacagaCCCTGcggccactccaacccctgcaaTGGGCCCTGCGGCCGTTGCAACCGCTTTGATGGGCCCTGTGGCCACTGCGttccctgtgacaggccctgcagccactccaacccctgcaaTGGGCCCTGCGGCCGTTGCAACCGCTGTGACGGGCCCTGCAGccattccaacccctgtgacaggccctgcgGCCACTCCAACCCATGTGGCAGTCTCCAAGGCTGGTCCAAGGAAACAAACTGTGCCGGTGTCAGTTGCCCCTGTATCCAAGATGAAACAATGGATGTCAGGTCgttcagaaagcagaggaactcctactcagacggggggggggggaagacaaGACAGGATACTCCAAAGtggctgggccatcagaggaacaggCATATGAAGAGCAAGACATCATAAGAGCATCAATGACTACCTGATGCCTATCCAATTGTGAGCTACGAGATATGCGAAAAGATTTCAGTCATCGTCCAAGTGAGTaccttgtcacctggctgctccggtgctcAGATAGCAG harbors:
- the LOC125181519 gene encoding uncharacterized protein isoform X2, whose translation is MRSWMDPLWPTLVTPCRCWQCPSGQRGDRAGASGTGEEPPSAAHVFPHCPWQSRACPLLTLTPHHSMEQRPPSRPRVAWEEDESSQESSSLVEPIEVCEVEPLQPDAIWLPVYEEEEEAVVFIEAYVRNPERVRAALSMAAVPACPGRAPALLPGCWRAAGWAELLPSRRPAQLRTPQCCGPAGCGSPPHAPSWYLCGCQDEVQKMKFLRNIVTVCTTAQEKGLLEGLDIFCSRNKLAQNIQVLLDEEPRDKLCTAVRQQAMLAIYALSVVEMVLEDKMMSLVAACSSSVFFLPPEEELDIHLYNMTLNNLDIMLRTLLISAPASSLWDRVNIIFQVLLQFTTSETKIVKERAMERIWKVIFFLYVFSGKQIFGNYIQPSHRKDIVRMTLEIIRESSIDNNKKHWANFMLEVAIQDPEVWLMEVPKILRFLHENLNSNSTSLPRNIFTSVLHALTGQFPRQAVISVLTDLPSLDSTTLDMWEEMISQAKISRTVLRELCAVVRSRRSRKLFRANTINSSIVHIIRVIRGRRTPEDFYESKYLQRCLRLQSLPMLSLALRALVMESERCEAVREVRVLLPEVMETLQYDNTHITEKALTVFENVIGHLEKTEASPIALALAERLLPLFNNVSSEVRVFSMLLFQDLMESVVWWKKGAMKTTVRRALIPLFFRMSDETQSVAKASAVVLLACAKFLKWKQLEQLTQTQQAETCITGEYLLKQKSSRVDGYLQQSLPYLEDAQANLRQEAVKFIGLAVYHAGIQSEEKLNELIQGECGRCWGCCAQWRGGRAHAVCSHALPCSREMLQWQRDVGGHVGCS
- the LOC125181519 gene encoding uncharacterized protein isoform X3: MEQRPPSRPRVAWEEDESSQESSSLVEPIEVCEVEPLQPDAIWLPVYEEEEEAVVFIEAYVRNPERDEVQKMKFLRNIVTVCTTAQEKGLLEGLDIFCSRNKLAQNIQVLLDEEPRDKLCTAVRQQAMLAIYALSVVEMVLEDKMMSLVAACSSSVFFLPPEEELDIHLYNMTLNNLDIMLRTLLISAPASSLWDRVNIIFQVLLQFTTSETKIVKERAMERIWKVIFFLYVFSGKQIFGNYIQPSHRKDIVRMTLEIIRESSIDNNKKHWANFMLEVAIQDPEVWLMEVPKILRFLHENLNSNSTSLPRNIFTSVLHALTGQFPRQAVISVLTDLPSLDSTTLDMWEEMISQAKISRTVLRELCAVVRSRRSRKLFRANTINSSIVHIIRVIRGRRTPEDFYESKYLQRCLRLQSLPMLSLALRALVMESERCEAVREVRVLLPEVMETLQYDNTHITEKALTVFENVIGHLEKTEASPIALALAERLLPLFNNVSSEVRVFSMLLFQDLMESVVWWKKGAMKTTVRRALIPLFFRMSDETQSVAKVQISHLAVDVGTGCADTRAVFWAWGGGQGSRQSDTLEMCVRCHLPASASPQASAVVLLACAKFLKWKQLEQLTQTQQAETCITGEYLLKQKSSRVDGYLQQSLPYLEDAQANLRQEAVKFIGLAVYHAGIQSEEKLNELIQGECGRCWGCCAQWRGGRAHAVCSHALPCSREMLQWQRDVGGHVGCS
- the LOC125181519 gene encoding uncharacterized protein isoform X1 → MEQRPPSRPRVAWEEDESSQESSSLVEPIEVCEVEPLQPDAIWLPVYEEEEEAVVFIEAYVRNPERVRAALSMAAVPACPGRAPALLPGCWRAAGWAELLPSRRPAQLRTPQCCGPAGCGSPPHAPSWYLCGCQDEVQKMKFLRNIVTVCTTAQEKGLLEGLDIFCSRNKLAQNIQVLLDEEPRDKLCTAVRQQAMLAIYALSVVEMVLEDKMMSLVAACSSSVFFLPPEEELDIHLYNMTLNNLDIMLRTLLISAPASSLWDRVNIIFQVLLQFTTSETKIVKERAMERIWKVIFFLYVFSGKQIFGNYIQPSHRKDIVRMTLEIIRESSIDNNKKHWANFMLEVAIQDPEVWLMEVPKILRFLHENLNSNSTSLPRNIFTSVLHALTGQFPRQAVISVLTDLPSLDSTTLDMWEEMISQAKISRTVLRELCAVVRSRRSRKLFRANTINSSIVHIIRVIRGRRTPEDFYESKYLQRCLRLQSLPMLSLALRALVMESERCEAVREVRVLLPEVMETLQYDNTHITEKALTVFENVIGHLEKTEASPIALALAERLLPLFNNVSSEVRVFSMLLFQDLMESVVWWKKGAMKTTVRRALIPLFFRMSDETQSVAKVQISHLAVDVGTGCADTRAVFWAWGGGQGSRQSDTLEMCVRCHLPASASPQASAVVLLACAKFLKWKQLEQLTQTQQAETCITGEYLLKQKSSRVDGYLQQSLPYLEDAQANLRQEAVKFIGLAVYHAGIQSEEKLNELIQALQPLEDDAHERIRHLAAGTIEILRHHRQQPASQRTWLAALCCWP